In the Malaclemys terrapin pileata isolate rMalTer1 chromosome 12, rMalTer1.hap1, whole genome shotgun sequence genome, one interval contains:
- the LOC128846143 gene encoding ribonuclease-like → MVPSRLHPVFLLPLILLAACLALASGQPWEDLNDKFNKNHVDNTTSPATMPADYCEKMMRARKIYWNLLHTFIHASIPSINRICFEGGIPIQGGLRKSKNFVTITQCLFKPDPKLPTFSYTGTGVSKQIVIGCWNWLPVLYVEEALGAVWV, encoded by the coding sequence ATGGTCCCAAGCAGACTCCACCCTGTGTTCCTGCTGCCCCTCATCCTGCTGGCCGCCTGCCTGGCTCTGGCCAGTGGGCAGCCATGGGAGGATCTGAACGACAAATTCAATAAGAACCACGTGGACAATACAACATCCCCAGCCACCATGCCTGCTGACTACTGTGAAAAGATGATGAGGGCCCGAAAAATATACTGGAATCTGCTCCACACCTTCATCCATGCATCCATCCCATCCATCAACAGGATCTGCTTTGAGGGTGGGATACCCATCCAGGGCGGCCTACGCAAGAGCAAAAATTTCGTCACCATCACCCAATGTTTATTTAAGCCTGACCCGAAATTGCCGACGTTCTCTTACACTGGGACAGGGGTTTCAAAGCAAATTGTCATTGGCTGCTGGAACTGGCTCCCTGTGCTCTATGTGGAGGAGGCACTGGGTGCAGTCTGGGTGTAG